A single genomic interval of uncultured Desulfobacter sp. harbors:
- a CDS encoding hydrogenase maturation protease: protein MSTKINIFIKKILVFGCGNTLFGNDGFGPEVVYKIEKTQTLPDSILVMDAGTGIRDLVFDLLLMDPPPELVVVIDAITVPDRRHGEIFAIDVAKVPQKKLADFSLHQCHHRIFWPSLPNEVLTLRSLQ from the coding sequence ATGTCAACAAAGATTAATATTTTTATTAAAAAAATCCTGGTTTTCGGCTGTGGCAATACGTTATTCGGCAATGACGGCTTTGGGCCGGAAGTTGTTTACAAAATAGAGAAAACGCAAACCCTGCCGGACAGCATCCTGGTGATGGATGCCGGTACTGGGATTCGCGATCTGGTTTTCGACCTCCTGCTCATGGACCCCCCCCCGGAACTCGTAGTAGTCATTGACGCCATCACCGTTCCGGACCGTCGCCATGGGGAAATCTTTGCCATTGACGTAGCCAAAGTACCCCAAAAAAAACTGGCGGATTTTTCCCTGCACCAGTGCCATCATCGAATCTTTTGGCCCAGCTTGCCCAACGAGGTACTAACGTTGAGGTCATTGCAATGA
- the larE gene encoding ATP-dependent sacrificial sulfur transferase LarE, whose translation MNNSMVNLRASGKRLLAGNKEFSRLLNLLKDAPGLVIAFSGGADSAFLVAAALIAGVKSVLPVTVVSDFFTAGEKERVVRLGQYMGIAPVFVSANILDEARVTRNTDKRCYFCKLFLFSRVMEVAKKHGIHTLLHGANLDDLREFRPGMAAARELGFKTPLVEAGFSKEHIRACSKILGLETWNLPAQSCLATRIPQGDIITKEKLVKVERAETCLHGLGFGQVRVRCHGNLARIEAAPDDLHRFVEPGVRQEMVQTFKRAGFYYVCLDLDGYAPTTDT comes from the coding sequence ATGAACAACAGTATGGTTAATTTGAGGGCTTCAGGAAAAAGACTGTTGGCCGGAAATAAAGAATTTTCTCGCCTGCTTAATTTGTTAAAAGATGCTCCGGGTCTGGTCATTGCCTTTTCAGGTGGTGCTGATTCGGCATTTCTGGTTGCGGCAGCACTTATTGCTGGGGTGAAATCGGTATTACCTGTTACCGTTGTTTCTGATTTTTTTACCGCTGGGGAAAAAGAACGGGTGGTCCGTTTGGGTCAATATATGGGTATCGCTCCTGTGTTTGTTTCTGCAAATATTCTGGATGAGGCCAGGGTGACCCGGAATACGGACAAGCGCTGTTATTTTTGTAAATTATTTTTATTTTCCAGAGTTATGGAAGTTGCAAAGAAACACGGGATTCATACCTTGTTGCACGGGGCAAACCTGGACGACTTGAGGGAATTTCGGCCCGGCATGGCTGCGGCCCGGGAACTGGGTTTCAAAACGCCTTTGGTGGAGGCTGGTTTTTCAAAAGAACACATCCGTGCGTGTTCAAAGATATTGGGTCTTGAAACCTGGAATTTGCCTGCCCAGTCCTGCCTGGCCACTCGCATCCCCCAAGGAGATATCATCACCAAGGAAAAGCTTGTAAAAGTTGAGCGGGCAGAAACCTGTCTCCATGGTTTGGGGTTCGGTCAGGTGCGGGTGCGGTGCCATGGGAATTTAGCCCGAATTGAAGCAGCGCCTGATGACTTACATCGCTTTGTTGAGCCGGGTGTGAGGCAGGAAATGGTACAAACGTTTAAACGTGCGGGCTTTTATTATGTATGCCTTGACTTGGATGGTTATGCGCCGACAACCGACACGTAA
- the ndk gene encoding nucleoside-diphosphate kinase produces the protein MERTLSIIKPDGVEKNVIGEVIKRFETNGIKIAAMKMIHLSKSQAQGFYAVHKERPFFDSLTDFMTSGPIVVMVLEGEDVIAKNRKLMGATNFKEAEEGTIRKEYATDIEKNVVHGSDAPETAAFEIGYFFNDLELHSR, from the coding sequence GTGGAAAGGACCTTATCCATTATCAAGCCCGACGGTGTAGAAAAAAACGTCATCGGCGAAGTCATCAAACGCTTTGAAACCAACGGCATTAAAATCGCAGCCATGAAAATGATTCATCTTAGCAAATCCCAGGCCCAGGGGTTTTATGCGGTCCATAAGGAACGCCCCTTTTTCGACAGTCTGACTGATTTCATGACATCGGGTCCCATTGTTGTAATGGTACTTGAGGGCGAAGATGTTATCGCAAAAAATAGAAAACTAATGGGCGCCACAAATTTCAAAGAAGCAGAAGAAGGCACCATCCGAAAGGAATATGCCACGGACATTGAAAAAAATGTTGTCCACGGCTCTGATGCCCCGGAAACCGCTGCCTTTGAAATTGGTTATTTCTTCAACGACTTAGAGCTGCACTCCCGTTAG
- the coaE gene encoding dephospho-CoA kinase (Dephospho-CoA kinase (CoaE) performs the final step in coenzyme A biosynthesis.) — MMLKIGVTGSAGSGKSLVCEGFRRIGLVTLDCDEIARQVVEPGQAGYDLVVKAFGSEVVAPDRTLDRPALRRMIVTTKGSREKLESILHPIIISETVRLMEDAVHSKQKSCAVEVPLLFELGMENLFDVVVVVTASDSTLVDRISRRDGVNRESAQKLLAIQMPQSEKVQKADYVIENRGEPEAVFKSVDGLYQKLVNHRLTKK, encoded by the coding sequence ATGATGCTTAAAATAGGCGTGACAGGTTCGGCAGGTTCGGGTAAAAGCCTTGTGTGTGAGGGATTCCGGCGGATTGGTCTGGTAACCTTGGATTGTGATGAAATTGCAAGGCAGGTGGTCGAGCCGGGTCAGGCTGGGTATGATTTGGTGGTCAAGGCGTTTGGGTCTGAGGTTGTAGCCCCGGACCGCACGTTGGATCGTCCGGCCCTGCGACGTATGATTGTAACCACAAAAGGCAGTCGGGAAAAACTTGAATCCATTTTGCACCCTATCATTATTAGTGAAACGGTCAGGTTGATGGAGGACGCGGTCCATTCAAAGCAAAAATCATGTGCTGTTGAGGTCCCTCTCCTGTTTGAGCTTGGCATGGAAAATCTTTTTGATGTCGTGGTGGTTGTGACCGCTTCGGATAGCACTCTTGTTGACCGAATTTCCCGCCGGGACGGTGTGAACCGGGAAAGTGCCCAAAAGCTTTTGGCCATCCAGATGCCCCAATCCGAAAAGGTCCAAAAGGCTGATTACGTCATTGAAAATAGAGGCGAGCCGGAAGCTGTTTTTAAATCTGTGGATGGTTTGTATCAAAAACTTGTCAATCATCGCTTGACAAAAAAATAA